One stretch of Arachis hypogaea cultivar Tifrunner chromosome 20, arahy.Tifrunner.gnm2.J5K5, whole genome shotgun sequence DNA includes these proteins:
- the LOC112785058 gene encoding uncharacterized protein — protein sequence MIPQQWASPCGNQCTNKYAALTQIPWRVFCKKGCDSDGETWEECLEDCNQMCFKDPVLKDQQWSAYIDRSPGAASYSEDCFRACVSGCGYKFEVVTEEVDKVCPNRPPKPAPVQKPKPQPIEPVDPPEEMPGTSA from the exons atgatacCTCAGCAGTGGGCATCTCCCTGTGGAAACCAATGCACCAATAAATACGCTGCCCTCACTCAAATTCCTT GGCGGGTATTCTGCAAAAAGGGTTGCGACTCGGATGGAGAAACGTGGGAGGAAT GTTTGGAGGATTGTAATCAAATGTGTTTCAAGGACCCTGTACTAAAGGACCAGCAGTGGAGTGCTTATATCGATCGTTCTCCTGGAGCTGCTAGTTATTCAGAG GACTGTTTCCGTGCTTGTGTTTCTGGATGCGGTTATAAG TTTGAGGTTGTAACAGAAGAGGTGGATAAAGTTTGTCCCAACAGACCACCCAAGCCTGCCCCAGTTCAGAAGCCGAAGCCACAACCCATAGAACCCGTTGACCCACCTGAAGAGATGCCTGGCACTTCTGCATAG
- the LOC112785025 gene encoding sphingolipid delta(4)-desaturase DES1-like, translating to MGKGGDGREQRELVDRDGVVMAGDFFWSYTDEPHASRRRLILSKYPQIKELFGPDYTALFKIALVVSLQLGAGIVLYDSSWWLILAVAYFFGSFLNHNLFLAIHELSHNLAFQTPSLNRWLGIFANLPIGVPMSVTFQKYHLEHHRFQGVDGIDMDIPSIAEGRVVTNIFAKTIWVFLQLFFYALRPLFLKPKPPGTWEFINFTVQIALDAAMVYFWSWKSLGYLILSTFVGGGMHPISGHFISEHYVFHPEQETYSYYGPLNFFTWHVGYHNEHHDFPRIPGNKLHKVKEIAPEYYDNLECYKSWSQVIYMYIMDRTVGPFSRMKRKLNKKTE from the exons atggggAAAGGAGGTGACGGCAGAGAACAACGAGAACTGGTAGATCGGGACGGTGTTGTTATGGCCGGAGATTTCTTCTGGTCATACACCGACGAACCCCATGCCTCACGACGTCGTTTGATCCTCTCCAAGTACCCTCAAATCAAGGAGCTTTTTGGCCCTGATTACACCGCTCTCTTCAAG ATCGCTCTGGTGGTTTCGCTTCAGCTTGGTGCTGGCATTGTGCTTTATGATTCCAGCTGGTGGTTGATATTGGCAGTAGCATACTTTTTTGGCTCATTTCTCAACCACAACCTCTTCTTGGCTATCCACGAGCTTAGTCACAATCTGGCCTTCCAAACTCCTAGCTTAAACCGATGGCTTGGAATTTTCGCCAACCTCCCGATCGGTGTACCGATGTCTGTAACTTTCCAGAAGTATCACTTGGAGCACCACCGCTTCCAGGGTGTAGATGGCATTGATATGGATATCCCTAGCATCGCAGAAGGACGTGTTGTGACGAATATTTTTGCAAAGACCATTTGGGTGTTTTTACAGCTCTTCTTTTATGCCCTCAGACCACTGTTTCTCAAGCCGAAACCTCCGGGTACCTGGGAATTCATTAACTTCACTGTTCAGATAGCCCTTGATGCAGCAATGGTTTACTTCTGGAGCTGGAAATCCCTTGGATATCTGATACTTTCCACATTTGTTGGTGGTGGGATGCATCCAATTTCCGGTCACTTCATTTCGGAGCACTATGTCTTCCATCCGGAACAAGAGACATACTCTTACTATGGACCTCTGAACTTTTTCACCTGGCATGTTGGCTACCATAACGAACACCATGATTTTCCAAGAATCCCTGGAAACAAGCTTCACAAGGTGAAGGAGATTGCACCAGAGTATTATGATAATCTAGAATGCTACAAATCTTGGAGCCAGGTCATCTACATGTACATTATGGATAGAACGGTTGGACCTTTCAGCCGAATGAAGAGAAAGCTAAACAAGAAAACTGAATAG
- the LOC112785026 gene encoding E3 ubiquitin-protein ligase AIRP2, giving the protein MYIGTSMRRSFKDSLKVLEADIQHANTLASEFPKECDGACLQMRMSYSPAAHLFLFLVQWADCNLAGALGLLRILIYKVYVDGTTTMSTHERKASIREFYAVIYPSLLQLQKGVTDSEDKKQKAVCMERYRKRDDEDHQQHSDIDIEREEECGICMEVNSKIVLPNCLHAMCLKCYREWRTRSQSCPFCRDSLKRVNSCDLWVFTDSRDVVDMETVTREDIKRLFMYIDKLPLIIPDSLFDPYDSQLR; this is encoded by the exons ATGTACATAGGAACTTCCATGCGAAGGTCTTTCAAGGATTCCTTGAAAGTCCTTGAAGCTGATATTCAGCACGCCAATACCCT GGCATCAGAGTTTCCAAAGGAGTGTGATGGTGCATGCCTTCAGATGAGAATGTCATACAGTCCAGCTGCacacttgtttcttttcttggtgCAATGGGCAGATTGCAATCTTGCTGGAGCACTTGGCTTGTTAAGAATCCTAATTTACAAG GTATATGTGGATGGAACAACTACCATGTCTACTCATGAAAGGAAAGCTAGCATTAGAGAATTCTATG CGGTAATTTATCCGTCTTTGTTACAACTTCAGAAAGGGGTTACAGATTCAGAGGATAAGAAACAGAAGGCTGTTTGTATGGAGAGATATCGAAAAAGAGACGATGAGGATCATCAACAACATTCTGATATAGAcattgaaagagaagaagaatgtgGAATATGCATGGAAGTGAATAGTAAGATTGTGTTGCCTAACTGCCTCCATGCTATGTGCCTGAAATGTTACCGTGAATG GAGAACAAGATCCCAATCATGCCCCTTTTGTCGCGATAGTCTGAAGAGAGTGAACTCGTGCGATCTCTGGGTATTTACCGATAGCCGGGATGTAGTCGACATGGAAACAGTGACAAGGGAGGATATCAAGAGGCTTTTCATGTACATAGATAAGTTGCCCTTGATCATTCCAGACTCGCTTTTCGATCCCTACGACTCTCAACTAAGATAA